The DNA window GCCATTCATTGCATTCACATAAACTGTTCCATTGCCGTCAATAGCAGGCGATGCATCGATCCAGCTGCGTGTACCTGTTGAATAGCTCCATTTCAGCCCTCCGTTGGAATTAATTGCATAAAGAGTCCCATTCATAGCTCCAATATAAATTGTACCGTCAGCACCAATAACAGGCGATGCATTGATCCAGCTGCCTGTTGTATAGCTCCAGCTAATGGCTCCAAAATTAGTAGAAGTGCTGATAGGGCTTAAACCTGTTGATTGCAGATCCCTGTTAAACCTGGGCCATGCACTATAACTACTTATATTCATAGAAGCTGTGCTTATCGCAATACCTTCATGCCCATCATTTACAATTACCTTTACATTATAATAGCCGGGGATACCGGGCGACTCCCATGCTGCAGTACTGCCTGTCGTGATATAAATTCCACCCACATTCCATAAATAACTTAACGGATCACCATCCGGATCAGTTGCACTGCATGAAAGGCTTGCAGATGTGAAAACAGGCTCAGGTAAAACACTGAGGTTTTGTATATCCTCATCACCCTGATTATACGTGGTAAAAGTTATAGAACCTGTTATAGACATGCCATTTGAATTATACGCCATTACGGTAGCAGTTCCCACCATACCAAATGTACCGGGCGATAATATTATTATGGTAGGCGTATTATTCGGACTCGATATTTGCCAATCAGAAGAGGTTGTCCATGAATAGTTCAATCCGGAGCCTTGCGTATTGTTTGCTATGACTGTTGCTGTAATAGTATCCCCTGGTATTGCCGGGGCGCCAAAGATTTTTATAGCTTCAATAGAAAGAACCGGCACATTTTTAGTGTTGCTCTTACACCCTGCAAAGATGGAGATAAAACTTATACATAAAACCCCTAATAAAAAGATTATCTGCTTCATATAAGACATCATACATTTTTTTTAATTTTAATCAACTGTTTTTGGGTAGTCGCTGCCAATTTTGCCCTGCATAGAAATATGATTATATTATTTATATCGCATGTATCCGGATAATTGAGAGGTGCTGTATGGAGAACCAGGAGATCACAGTTGTAACAGGTGCAAACAAGGGGCTTGGATTGGAGACCTGCCGCCAGTTGAAAGAGTCGGGCATGCATGTCATACTTACGGGCCGGGATGAGGCAAATGTAAGAAAAGCTGCGGACGGGCTGACGGCCGGAGGTGCTGAAGTTTCATGGGCTGTTCTGGACGTTCAGGACACAGCAAGCATATCCAGGTTCGCCGATGAGGTACGGGAAAAGTGGAACGGGATAGATGTACTCGTAAATAATGCTGGTGTGTCTGATTTTGGAAGATTCGACGGGCAGGCCGCAGAACTTACCGTGAATACAAATTTTTTCGGTCCTATGCATGTAACGGACGCGCTCCTGCCGCTTATGCACGGAGGCTCGCGCATTGTCATGGTTTCGAGCGCCATGGGCCAGCTCTCCTGCCTGTCCGGGGATCTGAGACGCAGATTTGAATCACCCGGACTTACCAGGGATGAACTTGTGGAACTCATGCGCAGTTTCCTGCGTTCGGTGAGTGACGGTACATCTGTGCGAAAAGGCTGGCCGTCCTCCGCTTACTCTGTATCAAAAGCAGGGCTCAACATGCTGACACGCATCCTTGCCGCGGAACTCTCTCCGAAAGGTATTATCGTGAATTCGGTACACCCCGGATGGGTGCGTACGGACATGGGCGGCCTGTCGGCCCCGCTCGATGTCAAGGCAGGCGCAAAGAGCATTGTGTGGGCTGCACTGCTCAAGGACGGAAGCCGGAGCGGGGGATTTTTCCATGCCGGCAAACCGATGCAGTGGTGACCTGTGCACGTCGCTCAAGATAGCTGCCAAGTGCACAGACTTACTTTATTTACCATTTTACTTTGCGAAAATGTTCATGAGCGGATCATTATCAGGAGCATCTTGAACCTCTCCGTTGCACTCAAGGCGTGGGGCTGGTTTGCAGGCATTATTATCATGTCCCCTGCCTTTGCAGTGACGGGCTTTCCGGAAATGGAAATATCGGCTTTTCCTTCAAGCATACACACCAGGGCATCGAAGGGAGCGGTATGCTCGCTGAGTTTCTGGCCTTTGTCGAAAGCGAAAAATGTGACAGTACCGGACTTTTTGTCAATTATGGTCCTGCTTACAACCGAGCCTTCCTGGTAGTTTGCAAGCCCCGAAAGCGCGATCGCCTTAGCTGCAAGACTTTCCGAAACAACATCCTTTTTTTCTTGTTCCATGATTACCTCCGATAATGATAAAGTATTTACTGAACCTGAGTTTTTAAAGCAGGGATGAGAATAAATACCCCTTTTTGAACGGGGACTCGCCGCAATCCCCCGCCTATGGCCTGGGTCAAGGCGGGCTATAGAATAAACCAATTCCTTTACGGCCAAGAACCACGCTGTTTACATCGGGTTCTTCAATTTACCTCTAACAAGCAGGGAGGGCTACCCAAGCGGTGCTTGGGTCAGGTATGTAACTCGCCGGCATTTTACCTCGTTCCCTCTTTCGGAGGAGCGCAAAGGGTGTGTAAAATCCCGGGCATTTTACTGCATCAGTACGCGAAGTCATATCTTTATTGACTTAAACTAATAATATCAATATACTTCTGAAGTTTTATCTCCATACTTAATCAGATAAGAATAGACTCGGAAGAGTCTGAAAGGGCCGGAATATGGACAATAAACACGGACAATTATTACTGCCGATAAAGCGTACAGCGATACGAGAGCCCTCTCAAAAGTCCGGCGAACGATTGACTTCAGGCTACGGTATACTGGCATATTGGTAAATCCATTTCCGATCGCCAGAGTAGCGAAGGCTGGGGCAAGTCGATAGTGGATCGGCTGGCAGCAGACCTTCAACAAGAATTCCAAGGTATTGAGGGCTTTTCACCATCTAACATCTGGCGCATGCGGGCGTTTTTTCTGGCATGGACCAAAAAAGTTCTCGCACAGCCTGTGCGAGAATCAGGTGACAGTGGAAAGCTCGCACCGCTTGTACGAGAAATCGACAACAATAAGATACCAAAACTTGTTACAGAAATTCCCTGGGGACATAATGTAATTATTATCGAAAAGCTCAAAAACCCCGTTTTACGTCTCTGGTATGCACAAAAAACAATCGAGCATGGATGGAGCCGGGCTGTACTTATCCACCAGATCGAGAGTGGCTTACATAAGCGCCAGGGGAAGGCTGTCACTAATTTCAAACAGACCCTTCCTCACTAGCAATCAGAGCTTGCACAACAGGCACTCAAAGACCCCTATATTATTGATTTTTTGTCGCTTTCCGAAGATGCAGCCGAGCAGGATTTGGAGAAAGGACTGATAGAGCATATCCGGAAGTTTCTGCTGGAACTTGGTGTGGGTTTTGCTTTTGTTGGTAGCCAATATCACCTTGAAGTTGAGGATGAAGATTTTTACATCGACCTTCTATTCTATCATTTACGGCTCAAATGCTTCATAGTCATTGACCTGAAGATGGAACCGTTCAAGCCGGAGTTTGCCGGGAAGATGAACTTCTATTTGTCAGTTGTGGACGAACAACTCAGGCAAGATGTGGATAACCCGGGCATCGGCATAATACTATGCAAGACACGGAAGAAGCTTATCGCCGAGTACACACTCCGCAATACAAATACACCCATTGGCGTGAGTGAATATAAGCTTACCCGCATCATACCCCCTGATCTTCAAAAGAATCTTCCCAGTATCAGAGAGCTGGAAAAGGAGCTGGGACGTGGCGGATGAATTTCAATAGCACTCCGTTCGCCCCTTATTTGCTGTCATTCTGAGCGGCGCTACGAAGGATCTATTCTGACGCTTTTAAGCAGTGACATTGCTTGCCCTTCTGGTCATCCCCCTTAAGGTAAGGGGGCGGGGTACCCATCAGGGGGATGGGTCGGGGAGTTATGAAAAGATGTAGCATCCTGTCTAACAAGCGGGGCGCAGGGGTGTGAGGAATCCCTTCCCCTTGTAGGGGAAGGTTAGGATGAGGTTTCATTCTTTTTTTATATAAAAAATCTTTCTCATCGAGCGGCTTATAAAAAACGACAATTCTTCTTTGTCTCATGTCAGGATCCGGCACCTTTTACTCTGCTCTTTGGTTCCCCTTCTACCCATGGCCAGTATGTGGCACCAGCGCTGTGTTCACGTACCTTACTGCCGTCTTGCGTCCCTGCTCGATGAGAGATGATAGATCGTTTATGAGCGACGAATAATTATACGTTCCTGCAAGTTGCTTTACGCTATTATTCAGTTCATCCATGGAGAATGTTTGTATTGATATATAACGTAAAAATCAATATACAACGTATAAATACTGCACAAATGACTCGGCGTACACATATAACCTGCAAGATCAATATCAGTTCTCCATGCTGTAGCTGCTTTGTTTGACAGACATGCGCCTCTGCCGTACAAACTGGGCATACTTGAATCTATGTTGTGGATACTATTTGCCATAATTGCCAATGTACTTTTTGCTGTCTCAAATCTCTTTGATAAATTCCTTATCGAGAAAAGAGTCAGGGACCCGCTTGCACTGACCGTATTCGGCGGGTGGATCGATCTTCTGTTCACCCTGATAATCGTTCTTATCCACGGGCTCTCCATAACCGGCCCGTTGCAGGCAGGTGTCTTACTGCTTTCCGGTGTCCTGGTTGAGTTAGCACTTATCCCCTATTTTAAGGCCCTCTCACTCGAGGACGCCTCGAGGATCTCCCCGCTGTTCCAGTCCATGCCGGTCTTTGTCCTGCTTCTGTCCTCCATCTTCCTCAGAGAGACCCTGACGCACAGGCAGCTGCTCGGATTTCTCCTGATCCTGTCCGGGAGCTTCATCGTCTCGATGCACAAGACGGACGCCGGAATCTTCAAAATACGGAAGGCATTCTGGTGGGTCCTGCTCGCGAGCATACTCTGGGCCCTGCCGGCGGTGATGTTCAAATTCGTGGTCATCAAACAGACTTTCTGGGACGCGCTCGCGCTGGAGTTTTTCGGCGTTGCCATCGGAGCCACCATCCTTTTTTTCCTGTACAAGACACGGGTGCTTGCACAGATCAGGGATATAGGGGCGGGTACATGGTCAATCCTGAATATCAACGAACTTATTTATATCGCCGGAAGGGTAAGCAATTTTTACGCGATCACGCTGGGGCTTGTCTCGCTGGTCGCCGTCCTCGGAGGGACCATTCCCCTGTTTGTCTTCCTCTTCGGACTCGTGCTTTCCCTCTGGTTCCCCGGGATTATAAAAGAAGATATTACCAAGTCCTCCATCGTCACAAAGATATCATCAATCATTTTAGTGG is part of the Deltaproteobacteria bacterium genome and encodes:
- a CDS encoding PQQ-binding-like beta-propeller repeat protein, giving the protein MKQIIFLLGVLCISFISIFAGCKSNTKNVPVLSIEAIKIFGAPAIPGDTITATVIANNTQGSGLNYSWTTSSDWQISSPNNTPTIIILSPGTFGMVGTATVMAYNSNGMSITGSITFTTYNQGDEDIQNLSVLPEPVFTSASLSCSATDPDGDPLSYLWNVGGIYITTGSTAAWESPGIPGYYNVKVIVNDGHEGIAISTASMNISSYSAWPRFNRDLQSTGLSPISTSTNFGAISWSYTTGSWINASPVIGADGTIYIGAMNGTLYAINSNGGLKWSYSTGTRSWIDASPAIDGNGTVYVNAMNGNLYALNPSGGLEWSYTTASQHKSLYQFGSSPAIGADGTIYFGSSNGVFYALNPTDGTLEWNYDFGNNAYIESSPAIGFDGIIYVGSYNGNLYAIRPNGSLKWITKISAPIESSPAIGADGTIYIGADDHTIYAVNPDGSIKWSYKTGDEIISTPAIGNDGTICVGSLDNNLYALNPTDGTLKWIYGLPNSAGSPAISENGIIYIGSVDGNLYAINLNNGILRWGVSSQGPIVAAPAIGSDGTIYVGSYDGNLYALH
- a CDS encoding SDR family oxidoreductase, whose amino-acid sequence is MENQEITVVTGANKGLGLETCRQLKESGMHVILTGRDEANVRKAADGLTAGGAEVSWAVLDVQDTASISRFADEVREKWNGIDVLVNNAGVSDFGRFDGQAAELTVNTNFFGPMHVTDALLPLMHGGSRIVMVSSAMGQLSCLSGDLRRRFESPGLTRDELVELMRSFLRSVSDGTSVRKGWPSSAYSVSKAGLNMLTRILAAELSPKGIIVNSVHPGWVRTDMGGLSAPLDVKAGAKSIVWAALLKDGSRSGGFFHAGKPMQW
- a CDS encoding cupin domain-containing protein; this translates as MEQEKKDVVSESLAAKAIALSGLANYQEGSVVSRTIIDKKSGTVTFFAFDKGQKLSEHTAPFDALVCMLEGKADISISGKPVTAKAGDMIIMPANQPHALSATERFKMLLIMIRS
- a CDS encoding EamA family transporter yields the protein MFDRHAPLPYKLGILESMLWILFAIIANVLFAVSNLFDKFLIEKRVRDPLALTVFGGWIDLLFTLIIVLIHGLSITGPLQAGVLLLSGVLVELALIPYFKALSLEDASRISPLFQSMPVFVLLLSSIFLRETLTHRQLLGFLLILSGSFIVSMHKTDAGIFKIRKAFWWVLLASILWALPAVMFKFVVIKQTFWDALALEFFGVAIGATILFFLYKTRVLAQIRDIGAGTWSILNINELIYIAGRVSNFYAITLGLVSLVAVLGGTIPLFVFLFGLVLSLWFPGIIKEDITKSSIVTKISSIILVACGLWFITL